A genomic region of Magnolia sinica isolate HGM2019 chromosome 6, MsV1, whole genome shotgun sequence contains the following coding sequences:
- the LOC131249315 gene encoding uncharacterized protein LOC131249315 has translation MYKEAGGTQKKIKEMLSGGDVRKKVEKFIAKFFIYDQIPANAVASPHFKNMTSEVQRGGEGVQPSTPAQIMGKYLDDEHAEMKTYVDSYRQSWEMYGCTVMCDGWTGPTKMSIINFMVYSRGRAVFLKSIDASSKIKDSNYIYKLMHNVMQDVGRRNIVQFVTNNGSAFVKAGKDIQSKYHMYWTPCAAHCIDLMLEGIGDRPSVKTVITDARFITNFVYNHSWLLAAMRERCGGDIMRPGATRFATNYIALSSLLKHKQGLRELFASHDYVEWKKRLTKVIYRIEELVLGNSFWDKVRGVIGIIEPIYVVLRMVDNETNPSMGLLYPSIQLMKEAIMVKAPNAYKWVHAIIDDRWERTLSHPLHQAAYFLNPKYHYSRNLFEDNSLKRVVHEVYDHLFPDCPGKGTFGSEIVKFRDAVGMFGCHPAVKSRNAMMPCEWWSMYGTDCEVLQRLAVRVLAQTVSSSPCERNWSTFSLIHTNKRNRIGYERLQKLVYCHYNMKLRERLLRSEGRRKAQEDPLDLMTVGQHAYAEDAEDDLVYQWVRSDDLDTSDGRPEPHIAAEAETQGIDVDKHVEQQRSPDEAFDPLTRSPEGSPRQSLSRGTRGGETLSDTETESE, from the exons ATGTACAAAGAGGCAGGagggacacaaaagaaaataaaggagatgcTTAGTGGAGGGGATGTGAGGAAAAAAGTTGAAAAATTTATAGCAAAATTTTTTATATACGATCAAATCCCCGCAAATGCCGTTGCAAGCCCgcacttcaaaaatatgacaaGTGAAGTGCAGCGTGGGGGTGAGGGTGTGCAGCCGTCCACACCCGCACAGATCATGGGAAAATACTTGGATGATGAACATGCAGAAATGAAGACATACGTTGATTCGTATCggcagtcatgggagatgtacggctgtaccgtcatgtgtgacggttggaccggaccgacgaagatgtcgattataaattttatggtctattccAGGGGACGAGCGGTATTCCTAAAGAGTATAGATGCGAGTAGTAAGATCAAGGATTCtaactacatttacaaactaatgcacaacgtcatgcaagatgttgggaggagaaatattgtgcagtttgttacgaataatgggagtgcatttgttaaggcggggaaggatattcagagcaagtatcatatgtattggaccccctgcgcagcccattgcatcgatctcatgCTGGAGGGGATCGGGGATAGGCCGTCGGTGAAGACTGTAATTACTGATGCACGATTTATCACAAACTTTGTATACAACCACAGCTGGTTATTAGCCGCAATGCGCGagaggtgtggtggggatataATGCGCCCCGGAGCGACGCGGTTCGCCACAAATTATATCGCCTTAAGTAGCCTTCTTAAACACAAACAGGGGTTACGAGAGCTTTTCGCCTCTCATGATTACGTAGAATGGAAAAAGAGATTGACGAAAGTAATCTATAGAATTGAGGAGCTGGTGCTAGGAAATTCATTTTGGGATAAAGTGCGTGGTGTTATAGGTATTATAGAGCCTatttatgtggtgttgaggatggtggacaatgagacaAATCCGTCGATGGGGTTGTTGTATCCGTCTATACAGCTGATGAAAGAGGCCATCATGGTTAAAGCTCCcaatgcatataagtgggtgcatgcaataatagacgaTCGTTGGGAAAGGAcgctttctcacccactacatcagGCTG CGTATTTCCTAAATCCCAAATACCACTATAGCCGGAACCTCttcgaagataattcattaaagagggttgtgcatgaggtgtacgatcacttattccccgactgtccggggaaaggcacctttggtagtgag ATTGTTAAATTCCGAGACGCAGTTGGGATGTTTGGGTGTCACCCTGCAGTGAAGTCAAGGAACGCCATGATGCCAT GTGAATGGTGGTCCATGTATGGGACTGACTGTGAGGTTTTACAACGACTGGCCGTCCGTGTGCTTGCACAGACGGTGTCCTCGTCaccctgtgaaaggaattggagtacattctccctcatacatacaaataaacgtaatagaatagggtatgagaggcttcagaagctagtgtattgtcactacaatatgaagttacggGAGAGGTTGCTCCGctcggaaggaagaagaaaagcacaagaagacccactggacctgatgacggtcggacagcatgcatatgctgaggatgcggaGGATGACCTAGTTTACCAGTGGGTTAGGTCGGATGACTTAGATACCTCGGATGGGCGACCAGAGCCACATATTGCGGCAGAAGCAGAGACACAAGGGATTGATGTTGACAAACATGTGGAGCAGCAGAGGTCTCCTGATGAGGCATTCGACCCATTAACGAGGAGTCCGGAGGGCAGCCCGCGACAGTCACTATCACGCGGGACACGTGGCGGGGAAACATTGTCTGACACCGAGACTGAGTCAGAGTGA
- the LOC131249316 gene encoding uncharacterized protein LOC131249316 isoform X2 — protein sequence MVSMVEGVCEIRSVYQMDPPCTSTQAGDHLYGLLILSLCSLTKVSLQKETGLLSHLQHDDGNTPAGLVFKYLYETGGFLPQLVSIRIVHVVGWHSIGIASLLGRYRVKMDSQARLGSKLIFSSDHLGTFSS from the exons ATGGTGTCCATGGTGGAAGGTGTGTGCGAGATCCGGTCGGTGTATCAGATGGACCCACCATGTACAAGTACTCAAGCTGGTGATCAtctatatg GGCTCCTCATCCTCTCCCTCTGTTCTTTGACAAAG GTCTCTCTCCAGAAGGAAACGGGCCTTTTGTCACATCTCCAACACGATGATGGAAATACTCCTGCAGGGCTTGTCTTTAAATACTTGTATGAGACCGGTGGTTTTCTTCCACAATTGGTAAGTATTAGAATTGTTCATGTAGTTGGGTGGCACTCAATTGGTATAGCCTCGCTCCTAGGTAGATATAGAGTGAAGATGGATTCTCAAGCTAGGTTAGGAAGCAAGCTGATATTTTCCAGTGACCATCTTGGAACATTTTCTAGTTGA